Proteins co-encoded in one Aspergillus flavus chromosome 2, complete sequence genomic window:
- a CDS encoding dolichol phosphate mannose synthase (dolichol-phosphate mannosyltransferase, putative) yields the protein MGAAKNKYTVILPTYNERKNLPIICWLLERTFRENNLDWEVVIVDDGSPDGTLEVAKQLQELWGPEHINLKPREGKLGLGTAYVHGLQYATGNFVIIMDADFSHHPKFIPEMIRIQKETEADIVTGTRYANRDNIKGGVYGWDLFRKFTSRTANLIADVMLMPGVSDLTGSFRLYKKSVLEKVIHSTQSKGYSFQMEMMVRAKAMGYKVQECPITFVDRLYGESKLGGSEIVEYLKGVFTLWLKV from the exons ATGGGCGCCGCAAAGAACAAGTACACGGTCATTCTCCCAACCTACAACGAGCGGAAGAACCTCCCTATTATCTGCTGGTTATTGGAGCGCACCTTCCGTGAAAA CAACCTGGACTGGGAAGTTGTCATCGTCGACGATGGCTCCCCCGACGGCACCCTGGAAGTCGCCAAACAGCTCCAGGAGCTCTGGGGCCCCGAACATATCAACCTGAAGCCCCGTGAAGGCAAGCTCGGCCTTGGAACCGCCTACGTTCACGGCCTTCAATACGCCACGGGCAACTTTGTTATCATTATGGACGCCGACTTCAGCCATCACCCCAAATTCATCCCGGAGATGATCCGCATTCAGAAAGAAACGGAAGCCGACATTGTCACGGGCACGCGGTATGCCAATCGCGACAACATCAAGGGCGGTGTGTACGGTTGGGATCTATTTCGGAAGTTTACGTCGCGGACGGCCAACCTCATCGCCGATGTCATGCTCATGCCCGGTGTGAGCGATTTGACGGGCAGCTTCCGCTTGTACAAGAAGAGTGTGTTGGAGAAGGTCATCCATAGCACCCAGAGCAAGGGGTACAGTTtccagatggagatgatggtgcGGGCCAAGGCCATGGGCTACAAGGTTCAGGAGTGCCCGATCACCTTCGTTGATCGGTTGTACGGAGAGAGTAAGCTGGGTGGTTCTGAGATCGTGGAATACTTGAAGGGTGTGTTTACCTTGTGGTTGAAGGTCTGA
- a CDS encoding serine-rich protein yields MNPVLRSRSILRVANSSIPSLYRSQKVSPMSWRTYAHSSYGGEGETEAQQPNNSRNTPTRDIEHPGPSAPDVSKGSTASSSSQPRSSSTSQEDRDKEDSEGRPIRMSSSNNAKPTITDGRHSPNVDSEGNVKSDVPNDVKKHNEEMEHRYDRPYNQLGNEGKPPKGF; encoded by the exons ATGAATCCAGTCTTGCGCTCTCGCTCCATACTGAGGGTAGCCAATTCGTCGATCCCTTCACTCTACCGTTCCCAGAAGGTGTCTCCTATGTCATGGCGGACTTACGCTCATAGTTCCTATGGCGGAGAAGGGGAGACTGAAGCTCAACAGCCGAATAATTCTCGGAATACCCCAACCCGGGACATTGAACATCCAG GGCCATCTGCCCCAGATGTCAGCAAGGGCTCGACAGCATCTTCAAGCTCTCAgcctcgatcttcttccacttcccaagaagatcgagaTAAGGAAGATTCAGAAGGTAGACCCATTCGAATGTCATCCTCCAACAACGCAAAACCAACGATTACTGACGGACGCCATTCCCCCAATGTTGACTCTGAAGGCAACGTGAAGTCAGATGTTCCCAACGATGTAAAAAAGCATAACGAAGAGATGGAGCACCGGTATGATCGACCCTACAATCAACTCGGGAACGAAGGGAAACCCCCGAAGGGCTTTTGA
- a CDS encoding putative DNA damage response protein — protein sequence MSSPQDGAVPPPAEVMSIASPINLLLLSLFAVLVYMQFRPKAPVTLPKGPAPIVFRTFTPTTLLEFNGVDGKPVYLAVRGRVFDVSPGRNFYGPGGPYENFAGRDASRGLACQSFDEEMLTKDLKAPLDDLKDLDAEALENLQSWEERFLEKYLVVGKLVAEGDPEAPKA from the exons ATGTCCTCTCCAC AAGACGGGGCAGTCCCGCCGCCCGCCGAAGT TATGTCAATTGCATCGCCGATTAACCTgcttctcctctccctcttcgcCGTTCTGGTGTACATGCAATTCCGACCAAAGGCGCCCGTAACTCTTCCCAAGGGTCCTGCGCCCATCGTCTTCCGGACGTTCACCCCCACCACTCTGCTCGAATTCAACGGTGTCGATGGAAAGCCCGTCTATCTAGCTGTCCGCGGTCGTGTCTTCGATGTATCCCCTGGCAGGAACTTCTACGGACCG GGTGGCCCCTACGAGAACTTCGCTGGCCGAGACGCATCCCGTGGACTGGCCTGCCAGAGCTTCGACGAGGAGATGCTTACTAAGGACCTGAAGGCTCCTTTGGATGACCTCAAGGATCTTGATGCGGAAGCATTGGAAAACCTCCAGTCCTGGGAGGAGCGCTTTTTGGAGAAGTATTTGGTCGTGGGAAAATTGGTTGCTGAAGGCGATCCCGAGGCCCCGAAGGCATAA
- a CDS encoding putative nuclear transport factor NTF-2 (nuclear transport factor 2): MADFQSIAQQFVEFYYKTFDENRGQLSGLYRDQSMLTFETSSVQGVRDITEKLTSLPFQKVVHQVSTLDAQPSNEAGGILVMVTGALLVDDQQNPMNYTQTFQLLPDGAGSYFVFNDIFRLVYGS, encoded by the exons ATGGCTG ACTTCCAGAGCATCGCTC AGCAGTTCGTTGAGTTCTACTACAAGACCTTCGATGAAAACCGCGGGCAGCTGTCTGGTCTCTAC CGTGACCAGTCTATGCTCACTTTCGAGACCAGCTCCGTTCAAGGCGTTCGCGATATCACCGAGAAGTTGACT tctcttcccttccagaAGGTCGTTCACCAGGTCAGCACCCTCGACGCCCAGCCTTCTAATGAGGCTGGTGGTATTCTTGTCATGGTGACTGGCGCTCTGCTT GTCGACGATCAGCAAAACCCCATGAACTACACCCAGACTTTCCAGCTCTTGCCTGACGGAGCTGGAAGCTACTTCGTCTTCAACGACATCTTCCGTCTGGTTTACGGTAGCTAA
- a CDS encoding PQ loop repeat protein, whose amino-acid sequence MDLLSNAQCQHLVSPDYINFILSILILFGILLSYLPQHYRIISLRSSYGISPYFVLLGTISGSSSLANVVSQQQSLQDVSCCSDVNGLACFAGLLGILQIGTQCLCFFIILFLYILYFPRDVQSSPSTSKQRAQGPTYRTALIVGAVCILHISVMLIATITIGLKRPASLQSWSNLCGILAAVLSSIQYFPQIYTTVKLRCVGSLSIPMMCIQTPGGFVWAASLAARLGAKGWSTWGVLLVTASLQGLLLVLSVFFEYLGPNKGHSHGEVESVDNDERDEQDSRPSEETPLLQNQ is encoded by the exons ATGGATCTTCTGTCCAACGCGCAATGCCAGCATCTGGTGTCTCCAGACTATATAAACTTCATCCTATCAAT CTTGATCCTATTCGGTATACTGTTGTCCTATCTTCCTCAGCACTACCGAATCATCTCCCTAAGGAGCTCCTACGGCATCTCACCGTATTTTGTCCTATTGGGAACAATCTCTGGTTCATCGTCTTTAGCAAACGTGGTATCCCAACAACAAAGTCTGCAGGATGTGTCTTGTTGCAGTGATGTCAACGGCCTGGCCTGTTTCGCAGGACTGCTAGGTATCCTCCAGATTGGAACACAGTGCCTCTGCTTCTTTATCAT TCTATTCTTATACATCCTATATTTCCCTCGCGATGTACAGTCGTCGCCTTCAACCTCCAAGCAAAGGGCGCAAGGCCCAACATACCGCACCGCCTTGATCGTAGGTGCCGTCTGTATCCTACACATCTCCGTCATGCTTATAGCCACGATCACCATCGGACTTAAACGGCCCGCCTCTCTGCAGTCCTGGTCCAACCTCTGCGGTATCTTAGCCGCGGTCCTTTCCTCGATTCAGTACTTCCCTCAGATCTACACCACCGTCAAACTGCGCTGCGTCGGCAGTCTGAGCATCCCTATGATGTGTATACAGACACCAGGTGGCTTTGTTTGGGCTGCCAGTCTTGCAGCTAGATTGGGCGCAAAGGGATGGAGTACATGGGGTGTTTTGCTTGTCACTGCGAGTTTACAGGGCCTACTACTCGTACTGAGCGTTTTCTTCGAGTACCTGGGGCCGAACAAGGGACACAGTCATGGAGAGGTCGAGTCAGTGGACAACGATGAGCGCGATGAGCAAGACTCGCGTCCCTCCGAAGAGACTCCCCTTCTTCAAAACCAATGA